The following proteins come from a genomic window of Pseudochaenichthys georgianus chromosome 19, fPseGeo1.2, whole genome shotgun sequence:
- the LOC117465212 gene encoding endoplasmic reticulum protein SC65-like isoform X1 — MVAFCAKGGALLTLLCLTLALGTDAQYENYNFKMFPKEELMPLTTAYGLALDHYAAEKWTETIKYLELSLRLHRLLRDSVRYCVLHCNNSKYEEPSFTGNRDLSVNWHVIMRASCQKKCRAHFPALQLPPPGRNILEQFSRRSPYRYLHFAYSRLNDLQRAVPCAYTYLQKNPEDQEVQQLMEEHKSQYDLKGYLFDHEQQPYEASFLRGVKLVNSGDYSGGVKDMEEALRFYLLEFELCQADCEGISQLSPDRDFYAVIADEYVDVLRCKLKCEENLMPNVGGYFVEKFVATMYHYLQYAYYKLNDGRSALPCAYSYFLFEPEDQVMKQNLQYYGAYSEQWGLQDKHFTPRMEALKLFNHTVTQKQMLTSAQKYQEMDDEDFLGAEEAALLASESPDAEFEGMGDYEECFTADWRQPKGKGDAGES; from the exons ATGGTGGCATTTTGCGCAAAAGGAGGCGCGCTATTGACGTTGCTCTGTTTGACCTTAGCTTTAGGGACAGACGCGCAATACGAAAACTACAATTTCAAAATGTTCCCCAAGGAGGAGCTCATGCCCCTCACCACTGCGTATGGATTGGCTTTGGATCATTACGCAGCGGAAAAGTGGACGGAGACGATCAAATACTTGGAATTGAGTTTGCGTTTGCACCGGCTCCTCAGAGACAGTGTGAGGTACTGCGTGCTGCACTGTAATAACAGCAAATATGAAGAACCGTCCTTCACAGGAAACAGGGACCTCAGCGTCAACTGGCACGTGATAATGAGAGCGTCTTGTCAGAAGAAGTGCAGAGCGCATTTCCCCGCGCTGCAGCTGCCTCCTCCAGGCAGAAACATTCTGGAGCAGTTCAGCAGGAGATCTCCCTACAGATACCTGCACTTTGCATACTCGAGG CTGAATGACTTGCAGAGGGCCGTCCCATGTGCCTACACCTACCTCCAGAAGAACCCTGAGGACCAGGAGGTGCAGCAGCTGATGGAGGAGCACAAGAGCCAGTACGACCTGAAGGGCTACCTCTTCGACCACGAGCAACAACCCTATGAG GCCTCATTTCTGAGAGGAGTGAAACTCGTAAATTCAGGTGACTACAGCGGCGGTGTTAAAGACATGGAGGAAGCTCTGAGGTTCTACCTCCTGGAGTTTGAGCTCTGTCAGGCAGACTGTGAAGGGATCAGTCAACTTTCACCAGACAGGGACTTCTATGCAGTCATAGCAG ATGAATATGTTGATGTATTACGCTGTAAACTGAAGTGCGAAGAGAACCTGATGCCTAATGTCGGAGGTTATTTTGTGGAGAAATTTGTGGCCACTATGTACCACTACCTCCAGTATGCCTATTATAAAT TGAATGATGGCCGCAGTGCGCTGCCCTGCGCGTACAGCTACTTCCTGTTTGAGCCTGAGGACCAGGTGATGAAGCAGAACCTGCAGTACTATGGCGCCTACAGTGAGCAATGGGGCCTGCAAGACAAACACTTCACACCCAGGATG GAGGCTCTGAAACTCTTCAACCACACTGTCACCCAGAAGCAGATGCTGACCTCTGCACAGAAGTACCAAGAGATGGATGATGAG GATTTTCTTGGAGCAGAGGAAGCAGCCCTTTTGGCCTCAGAGTCTCCGGATGCAGAGTTTGAAGGAATGGGAGACTACGAGGAGTGTTTCACCGCTGACTGGAGGCAGCCCAAAGGCAAAGGAGACGCCGGAGAGAGCTGA
- the LOC117465212 gene encoding cartilage-associated protein-like isoform X2, translated as MVAFCAKGGALLTLLCLTLALGTDAQYENYNFKMFPKEELMPLTTAYGLALDHYAAEKWTETIKYLELSLRLHRLLRDSVRYCVLHCNNSKYEEPSFTGNRDLSVNWHVIMRASCQKKCRAHFPALQLPPPGRNILEQFSRRSPYRYLHFAYSRLNDLQRAVPCAYTYLQKNPEDQEVQQLMEEHKSQYDLKGYLFDHEQQPYEASFLRGVKLVNSGDYSGGVKDMEEALRFYLLEFELCQADCEGISQLSPDRDFYAVIADEYVDVLRCKLKCEENLMPNVGGYFVEKFVATMYHYLQYAYYKLNDGRSALPCAYSYFLFEPEDQVMKQNLQYYGAYSEQWGLQDKHFTPRMEALKLFNHTVTQKQMLTSAQKYQEMDDEIFVFPSGFSWSRGSSPFGLRVSGCRV; from the exons ATGGTGGCATTTTGCGCAAAAGGAGGCGCGCTATTGACGTTGCTCTGTTTGACCTTAGCTTTAGGGACAGACGCGCAATACGAAAACTACAATTTCAAAATGTTCCCCAAGGAGGAGCTCATGCCCCTCACCACTGCGTATGGATTGGCTTTGGATCATTACGCAGCGGAAAAGTGGACGGAGACGATCAAATACTTGGAATTGAGTTTGCGTTTGCACCGGCTCCTCAGAGACAGTGTGAGGTACTGCGTGCTGCACTGTAATAACAGCAAATATGAAGAACCGTCCTTCACAGGAAACAGGGACCTCAGCGTCAACTGGCACGTGATAATGAGAGCGTCTTGTCAGAAGAAGTGCAGAGCGCATTTCCCCGCGCTGCAGCTGCCTCCTCCAGGCAGAAACATTCTGGAGCAGTTCAGCAGGAGATCTCCCTACAGATACCTGCACTTTGCATACTCGAGG CTGAATGACTTGCAGAGGGCCGTCCCATGTGCCTACACCTACCTCCAGAAGAACCCTGAGGACCAGGAGGTGCAGCAGCTGATGGAGGAGCACAAGAGCCAGTACGACCTGAAGGGCTACCTCTTCGACCACGAGCAACAACCCTATGAG GCCTCATTTCTGAGAGGAGTGAAACTCGTAAATTCAGGTGACTACAGCGGCGGTGTTAAAGACATGGAGGAAGCTCTGAGGTTCTACCTCCTGGAGTTTGAGCTCTGTCAGGCAGACTGTGAAGGGATCAGTCAACTTTCACCAGACAGGGACTTCTATGCAGTCATAGCAG ATGAATATGTTGATGTATTACGCTGTAAACTGAAGTGCGAAGAGAACCTGATGCCTAATGTCGGAGGTTATTTTGTGGAGAAATTTGTGGCCACTATGTACCACTACCTCCAGTATGCCTATTATAAAT TGAATGATGGCCGCAGTGCGCTGCCCTGCGCGTACAGCTACTTCCTGTTTGAGCCTGAGGACCAGGTGATGAAGCAGAACCTGCAGTACTATGGCGCCTACAGTGAGCAATGGGGCCTGCAAGACAAACACTTCACACCCAGGATG GAGGCTCTGAAACTCTTCAACCACACTGTCACCCAGAAGCAGATGCTGACCTCTGCACAGAAGTACCAAGAGATGGATGATGAG atttttgttttcCCCTCAGGATTTTCTTGGAGCAGAGGAAGCAGCCCTTTTGGCCTCAGAGTCTCCGGATGCAGAGTTTGA
- the LOC117464588 gene encoding 7-methylguanosine phosphate-specific 5'-nucleotidase-like isoform X1 — MQRAGAGRLQVISDFDMTLTRFAHNGKRVPTTHNILDHRLLIDEDCSKKIRELLNTYYPIEIDAGRTVEDKLPLMVEWWTQVHELLIQQRIRKDLLAQAVKESSAMLREGYKVFFDRLTEQQVPLLIFSAGVGDVLEEVIRQNNVFHPNVHIISNYMDFDQTGVLRAFQGQLNHTFNKREGALSHASGLRVLQGRPNVLLLGDSLGDLTMADGVSEHQNILTIGFLNDQMDERKELYVKSFDVVLVKDETMEVPNAILKYITSSTDNKLDA, encoded by the exons ATGCAGCGAGCAGGGGCAGGCCGCCTGCAG GTGATCTCAGACTTCGATATGACACTGACCAGATTTGCCCACAACGGAAAGAGAGTTCCTACCACGCACA ACATCCTGGATCACCGGTTGTTGATAGACGAGGATTGCAGTAAAAAG ATAAGGGAGCTGCTGAACACCTACTATCCAATAGAGATTGACGCTGGCCGGACTGTTGAAGACAAGCTGCCTCTCATGGTGGAGTG GTGGACTCAAGTCCACGAGCTGCTGATTCAGCAGAGGATCAGGAAGGACCTGCTGGCCCAGGCTGTGAAGGAATCCAGCGCTATGCTCAG ggaGGGCTACAAAGTGTTTTTCGACCGTCTGACGGAGCAGCAGGTGCCTCTGCTGATCTTCTCGGCTGGTGTCGGAGACGTCCTAGAGGAAGTGATCCGACAGAACAACGTCTTCCACCCCAACGTCCACATCATCTCCAACTACATGGACTTCGACCAAACT GGGGTCCTGCGAGCGTTCCAAGGCCAACTCAACCACACTTTCAACAAGAGGGAGGGGGCTCTGTCACACGCCTCTGGCCTCCGAGTGCTGCAGGGTCGCCCCAACGTGCTGTTGCTAGGAGACTCTTTGGGAGACCTGACCATGGCTGACGGTGTGTCCGAGCATCAGAACATCCTCACCATCGGCTTCCTCAACGACCAG ATGGACGAGAGGAAAGAGTTGTACGTCAAGTCCTTTGACGTCGTGCTGGTGAAGGACGAGACGATGGAAGTTCCCAACGCTATACTCAAATACATTACCTCATCAACAGACAACAAGTTAGACGCATGA
- the LOC117464588 gene encoding 7-methylguanosine phosphate-specific 5'-nucleotidase-like isoform X2: protein MVISDFDMTLTRFAHNGKRVPTTHNILDHRLLIDEDCSKKIRELLNTYYPIEIDAGRTVEDKLPLMVEWWTQVHELLIQQRIRKDLLAQAVKESSAMLREGYKVFFDRLTEQQVPLLIFSAGVGDVLEEVIRQNNVFHPNVHIISNYMDFDQTGVLRAFQGQLNHTFNKREGALSHASGLRVLQGRPNVLLLGDSLGDLTMADGVSEHQNILTIGFLNDQMDERKELYVKSFDVVLVKDETMEVPNAILKYITSSTDNKLDA, encoded by the exons GTGATCTCAGACTTCGATATGACACTGACCAGATTTGCCCACAACGGAAAGAGAGTTCCTACCACGCACA ACATCCTGGATCACCGGTTGTTGATAGACGAGGATTGCAGTAAAAAG ATAAGGGAGCTGCTGAACACCTACTATCCAATAGAGATTGACGCTGGCCGGACTGTTGAAGACAAGCTGCCTCTCATGGTGGAGTG GTGGACTCAAGTCCACGAGCTGCTGATTCAGCAGAGGATCAGGAAGGACCTGCTGGCCCAGGCTGTGAAGGAATCCAGCGCTATGCTCAG ggaGGGCTACAAAGTGTTTTTCGACCGTCTGACGGAGCAGCAGGTGCCTCTGCTGATCTTCTCGGCTGGTGTCGGAGACGTCCTAGAGGAAGTGATCCGACAGAACAACGTCTTCCACCCCAACGTCCACATCATCTCCAACTACATGGACTTCGACCAAACT GGGGTCCTGCGAGCGTTCCAAGGCCAACTCAACCACACTTTCAACAAGAGGGAGGGGGCTCTGTCACACGCCTCTGGCCTCCGAGTGCTGCAGGGTCGCCCCAACGTGCTGTTGCTAGGAGACTCTTTGGGAGACCTGACCATGGCTGACGGTGTGTCCGAGCATCAGAACATCCTCACCATCGGCTTCCTCAACGACCAG ATGGACGAGAGGAAAGAGTTGTACGTCAAGTCCTTTGACGTCGTGCTGGTGAAGGACGAGACGATGGAAGTTCCCAACGCTATACTCAAATACATTACCTCATCAACAGACAACAAGTTAGACGCATGA
- the fkbp10b gene encoding peptidyl-prolyl cis-trans isomerase FKBP10, with protein sequence MFACCVAFFLLTTWSSVECNPSPVLDVVVDRKFIPAICAREAKEGDYVRYHYNATFLDGKTFDSSHEKGDAKVGLLGEGRLIAGIDKGLQGMCVNERRTITVPPHLAYGSAGAGDVVPPDATLMFELHLLDLWNKADLVVTKTISTPKDCKRSVMSTDFVRYHFNGTLLDGTVFDSSYNRHQTHNTLVGEGWLVKGLEEGLLGMCVGEIRNIIIPPFKAYGEKGSGKEIPPQATLVYDILLEDIHNAKDNLTIESSVVPESCTRKSVVGDYVRYHYNGTFLNGRTFDTSYQRNSTYNTYIGMGYVIAGMDQALLGICIGEKRRVIIPPHLAYGEQGAGDVIPRSAVLVFDVHIIDFHNPNDTVSIAITHKPAACNETTAANDLVRYHYNCTLVDGTPLFSSHDYEHLQDAVLGSDKVIDGLDEGLRGMCVGEKRVITVPPHLGHGEKGATGVPSSAVLLFDVELVSFEKGVPPGYLFVWIEESPADLFEALDINKNKEVPQEEFGEFIKLQVTDGKGRIKPGMIMEQVIEDMFSNQDRNKDGVITADELKLKVEEDKERELHEEL encoded by the exons ATGTTTGCCTGCTGCGTTGCGTTTTTCCTCCTTACTACGTGGTCATCTGTGGAGTGTAATCCCAGTCCCGTGTTAGATGTAGTCGTGGACAGAAAATTCATCCCCGCAATCTGTGCACGGGAAGCGAAGGAGGGCGATTATGTTCGCTATCACTATAACGCCACATTTCTCGACGGAAAAACGTTTGACTCAAG TCATGAGAAGGGAGACGCAAAGGTTGGCCTGCTGGGAGAGGGCCGGCTCATCGCTGGGATAGACAAAGGTCTGCAGGGCATGTGTGTGAATGAGCGCAGAACGATCACCGTCCCGCCCCACCTGGCCTATGGAAGCGCCGGAGCAG GCGACGTGGTTCCTCCAGATGCCACCCTGATGTTTGAGCTCCATCTGTTGGATCTGTGGAACAAAGCCGACCTGGTGGTCACCAAAACCATCAGCACCCCCAAAGACTGCAAACGCTCCGTGATGAGCACTGACTTTGTGCGTTACCATTTCAACGGCACTCTGCTCGACGGCACAGTCTTTGACTCCAG CTACAACAGGCATCAGACACACAACACTTTGGTCGGTGAAGGCTGGCTGGTTAAGGGCTTGGAAGAAGGCCTGCTGGgtatgtgtgtgggagagatcaGAAATATTATCATCCCACCCTTCAAAGCCTACGGAGAAAAGGGATCAG GTAAGGAGATTCCCCCCCAGGCAACCCTGGTGTACGATATCCTATTGGAAGACATTCACAACGCAAAGGATAACCTCACCATTGAGTCCTCGGTGGTCCCGGAGTCCTGCACACGCAAGTCTGTGGTTGGAGATTACGTCCGCTACCACTACAACGGCACCTTCCTGAACGGAAGGACCTTTGACACCAG CTACCAGAGGAACAGCACATACAACACCTACATCGGGATGGGGTACGTGATCGCCGGCATGGACCAGGCCCTGCTGGGGATCTGCATCGGAGAGAAGCGCAGAGTCATCATTCCTCCTCATCTGGCGTATGGAGAGCAAGGAGCAG GTGATGTCATCCCCCGTTCTGCTGTGCTTGTGTTCGACGTTCACATCATCGACTTCCACAACCCCAACGACACAGTGAGCATCGCCATCACACACAAACCCGCAGCGTGTAACGAAACCACGGCGGCGAACGACCTCGTCCGCTACCACTACAACTGCACCCTGGTGGACGGAACGCCTCTCTTTTCCTC ACACGACTACGAGCACCTTCAGGATGCAGTTCTGGGGTCAGATAAGGTGATCGACGGTCTGGACGAAGGCTTGAGAGgcatgtgtgtgggagagaagagGGTGATAACAGTTCCTCCTCACCTCGGACACGGAGAAAAAGGAG CCACCGGTGTGCCGAGCAGTGCTGTGTTGCTCTTCGACGTTGAACTGGTGAGCTTCGAGAAGGGAGTGCCACCTGGTTATCTGTTCGTGTGGATTGAAGAGAGCCCTGCTGATTTGTTTGAAGCCCTGGACATCAACAAGAACAAAGAGGTCCCACAGGAGGAG TTTGGGGAGTTCATCAAGCTGCAGGTGACTGACGGCAAAGGTCGGATTAAGCCTGGAATGATCATGGAGCAAGTCATTGAAGACATGTTCAGCAACCAGGACCGGAATAAAGACGGAGTGATCACGGCCGACGAACTTAAACTGAAGGTAGAAGAGGACAAAGAACGGGAGTTACACGAGGAGTTGTAA